The DNA sequence TCGGCAGGGCACGCTCCGCATCCAGTAGCGTGTCGTTGAAGTCCATGTCGATCTTGAACTCCTTCGGCACCACTTTGCTGGCCTCTTCAACCTGGGCCCACACGTCATACCACGGACGACCTTTCGTCTTATAGGACATGTAGCCCTGCTTGTAAGCCTCGGCACATTCCAGCGCCATATCCTCGACCGAAGTATCAATATTCCACCATGAAAGGGGTGTCTTGTCGTGAACCTTCCTCCCCAGCAATGCATGCACGGGAACTTCTGCTGCTTTCGCGACCGCATCAAACAGCGCCATCTGCAGCCCGGCTCCCAGATCGTCGTCCCACATCAACTCGGCCGCATTCTTACCCTGCGCCCGCTCTACGGCTTCATCCGAAGTCGCGTTCCAGGTGTAATAGAGCAGCGTCTCACCGAAGCCAACGTGCCCCGATTTCAAATGCACTTCCACAATTTCGGTGTACTGCCAATGCGGTAATTCGCGTGCCATGTTCCGGGCGGGCACTTCCCGATAGGGAACTTTCACCGTCGTTCGCTCGATCTTTTCGACGCATAAATGCTGGGGTGATGCCTTTTTCTCTGCAGCCTGAATTGAGTCGGAGATCATCGTCATTATTCCCATACCTGCCACTCCAGCCAGACTCCGGCGCAGGAATCGTCTTCTGGAAATTCGGTTCATTGCTATCGACTTGTTATGTGCTCGCACCAGGGGATTCCTTTGTCTGGGGGATTCTTCGGGAGGGACTCAAGTTGAAACGGAAACGCTGCCGGAATCATCTCTCATCCCATCTTAACATCAACAACCCCCAATATGTCCAGCGCCTGACATTTTTTTCTCACTTTTATCAACACCACTGAAACTCAAATGGGTAGCCCCGAATGTAATTCGGGGCGAGCACAGCGAGCAGGAAACTGACAGTAATACATTGCGAAAGCGCCCCGCAGCACCTCCACACCGGGTGGTCTCGGATGCAATCCGAGATTGCCGCAGGCAACAGGAGGTCCCAACTCAACGATACAATCCATATTCAACTCCCCAACCCCTTCCGTAGGGCGCGGACCCACGTGTCCGCCCGCCTCGCGATAATCGAACAAAGATCCCCCTTCGAAGGGACCACAAACCGCTCTCAAAGAACTGGCATGCACACCTGCAGATCATTTGCGGCAACACTCCCATCCCACCCCGAAATGACACTACCAATTCACCAGCTGAGTCGCTAAGATCGCCCCAGTATTTCAGATAACATCCGACTGCAGAACGACAAACGCTGTCTCCCTTCAGACGAGACCCACCGCGACACCCGTTCTGCTCACAGTTTATATCGTCTCTCCAGTCAGGAAGGTTGCAACCCGTATGGGCAAACAACTGATTCAAACGCATCGTTTTCCAAACGGGCTGACACTGGTGACCGAGTCGATGCCCGACGTCCAGTCGGCCGCATTCACGATCATGGTCCCCGGCGGCAGCATTTACGATCCCCCCGACAAACGCGGCACCGCCAGCATCCTCGCCGATCTGATCTCCCGCGGAGCAGGGGAGTACGACAGCCAGCAGCTCTCCAGCGCCCTCGACAACCTCGGCGTCCAGCGACATGAAGGGGTCTCCAACGCCCACATCACCTTCACCGGGGCAACCCTCGCGGACAAAATCGGCGAGACTCTCAAAATCTACGCCCACATCATCCGTGAACCGCATCTGCCCGAGGACCAGTTCGACGCCTCCCGCGCCGGCGTCGCTCAGGCCCTCTTGTCGGTCGAAGACGATGCCCGGCAGAAAGCACTCGTCGAACTCAAACGCCGCGCCTTTCCCGCTCCCTGGGGACTTCCCAGTGACGGCGAACTCGCGCACCTGGCAGGCATCACCATCGACGATGTCCGTAATCATTACAAGGAAGGCTTCCACCCCGACGACACCATCATCGGGATCGCCGGCAACATCGACTTCGACGAAGTCCGCGACCTCATCGAAAGCCTCTTCGGCGACTGGGAACCCAGCGCCGGCCGCGAAGAACCCGCTCTGGATTTCCCGACCGAGAAAACCTTCTTCACCGAACAGGAAACCACTCAGACACACCTCGGCGTCGCCTATGACGCCGTCCCCTACGGCCATCCCGACTATTACACCGCCTGGGCCGCCGTCGGCATCCTCAGTGGCGGCATGAGCGCCCGCCTGTTTACCGAAGTCCGCGAAAAGCGGGGGCTCTGCTACACCGTCTCCGCCTCGCTCGTCGGCATGCCGGGCATCGGTCGCGTCCTCTGTTACGCAGGCACCACTTCCGAACGAGCCCAGGAAACACTCGACGTCACGCTCCACGAACTCCAGCGACTCGGCGAAGGCATCGACATCTCCGAACTCGAACGCTGTAAGGCCCGAGCCAAAAGCTCGCTGATCATGTCGCAGGAGTCGACTTCTTCCCGCGCCGCTTCGATCGCCCGCGACTGGTTCTATCTCAAACATATTACGACCCTCGATCAGATTCACGACGAAATTCAGCAGCTCACGACCGACCGTATTCTCGGTTATGTCCACGCTCATCCCGCCGCCAATTTCACCGTCTTAACGATCGGTCCCAAACCGCTGGAGGTGCCCCGTGATCTTTCATGAAACCAAACTGGACAACGGCCTGCAGATCATCGCCGAACTCAATCCCAACGCACACAGCCTCGCCATCGGCTACTTCGTCCGCACCGGCTCGCGCGATGAAACCGCCGACGTCTCCGGCGTCAGTCACTTCCTCGAACACATGGCCTTCAAGGGGAACGAAAAATACACGGCCGACGATGTCAACCGCATCTTCGACGAGATCGGTGCGAACTACAACGCCTCGACCAGCGAAGAGATCACCCTCTATTACGGTTCGTTTCTCCCCGAGTACATCGACACCGCAATGGAACTCCTCTCCACACTGATCCACCCCAGTCTCCGCCAGGACGACTTCGACATGGAGAAGAAGGTCATCCTCGAAGAGATCGGCATGTACGACGACCTGCACAGCTTCACCGCCTACGAAAAAGTGATGCAGGCCCACTTCCAGGGACATCCGCTGGGGCAGAGCATCCTCGGCTCCGTGCAGTCCATCACCGACCTCACCGCCGAGCAGATGCGCGACTACCACGCGAAACATTACCTCGCCGGTAACCTCACCCTCGCGGTCGCCGGCAATGCGGACTGGCACAAGGTCCTCGAGCTCGCACACAAATTCTGCGACCACTGGCCCGGCGGACAGACAGACCGTCCCACCGACGAAGCCCAGCCCAAAACCGGCACGCAGATCATCACCGAGAAGAAGACCCAGCAGCAGCACATCATGCAGCTCGCTCCGGCTCCTTCCGCCCGCGACATCCTGCGGCTCCCCGCAGAAATCCTCGCGGTCGTCATCGGCGACGACTCTAACAGCCGCCTGTACTGGAAGCTGGTCGACCCCGGCCTGGCTGAATCCGCCGAGATCGGCTTCAACGAATACGACGGCAGCGGCACCTGGCTGACCTATCTCTGTTCCGAACCTGATCTGATTGAAAGTAACCTCCAGTTGATCCAGCAGATCTTCGACGACGTGAACCAGAACGGCATCACCCAAGAAGAACTGGACCGTGCCAAAAACAAACTCGCCTCGCGACTGGTCCTCCGCAGCGAACGCCCCATGGGCCGCCTCTCTTCCCTGGGAGGCAACTGGGTCTACCGCCAGAAGTACTACTCCGTCGCAGACGATCTCGAACTCTTAAACAACATCTCACTGGACGACATCCAGGAACTCCTGAAAAAATACCCCCTAGGCCACAGCACCACCGCCGCCGTAGGCCCCATGACAACCGTAGTCGACTAACCAGGAAACCAAACCTCCTGAGCGGCAACGCACCGGGTGCCACGGTTGGCTCGTCCAACAGTGCCCTAAATATCAAAGTCCTCAACACACCGGGTAACCCCGAATGTAATTCGGGGCGAGCACCGCGAGCAGGAAACTGACAGAACAACGTTGCGAAAGACTCCATCAAAACCTCCCCACCGGGTGGTCCCGGATAAAATCCGGGATTGCCGCAGGCAACAAGAGGTCCCAGCTCAACCAAACAATCCACATTCATCTCCCCAACCCCAACCGTAGGGCACAGACCCATGTGTCCGCCCGCCGCGCGACAAACAATCCCGGAACACTCCCCAACCGCACCAAACAAATCCCCAAACACAAATCCCCACACCTGACCAGACCGCACTTGATCCCCTCCCGCCGAACCGTATCCTCTTCGAAATCTGGCTCGCGCGCGAGGCACCTGATTGAGCACCGAAACACGCCGCACCAGTGACACCTCAACACCGGAATCGCCGCCCATGTTCACCCGCTCCACACCTGTTTCTGCAGCACCAGTTCGAAAAATCGAGCTTAACAGTCGGCCACAGCCAGACAGATTCAGGACACAGCGGGACAAATTCCGGGACAGACCAGGACAAAATCCGGCCACATCGGGACAAAATTTTGTCTTGACCCCCACGTCCCCATCGCCACAATCAAACCGCAAGCCACACACCAGACAACAGACAAACCAGCCATCCATAACCAACTCCCATTCCATCAAAAATGTAAGGTGCGACCCCACGTGTCCGCCCACCGCGCAGCACACAACCCAGGCAAACGCACCAGGGCAAACATAACAAGTAGCCGCTGCTCTACCGCCTCTCCGATACTCAGCAACAGGGACAACACAAAAGACATCAGCCGCAGGGCCTTAGCCCCGGTTGAAACGTCTCAGGCAGAAACGCATCGCCTACCCGGACACGACCGGCCCCCCAGCTATCAGAAAAAACCACGCACCAGCGCACGCAACCAGAAATCATACCGATCGGCACAGGGGAGGGAAGGGGGATATGGAGTAGTGCTCAACAGATAGTACTGAAAGGAAGAACTGGTCCGTGCGAAAAACAAACTCGCATTGCGACTCGAATTATGCAGCGAATGCGTGCCGGCTTCCGCGCACTGTTTGAGTAACTCATCTGTCAAACCCCCAGTTCCCACATCAGTCGCTCCTGTTCATCCCGGTGCAGGGTACCGATGCTCGTCCAATGCCCTTTCAAATACCGCCGGACCTGGTAACTGCCGGGGCGAAGTTTTTCCCCGGGATCAGGATCGTGAAATCCAAAACCGTCGCTGCATCAGAATTGGGAAGGCTGGGCACGTGCCACCGATCGCCACATCGCAGCTGACTTGCTCGCTCCCATCGCAGGGCTCCCGTTGTGATTTCAGATTCGAAGATTTACGGCTTTATTTCGACACATAACCTATAGTACACTATCCGATAGCGCGATGCTATCGCGTTCCACTCAACCAGTGAAGGGAGACGCCGATGAACCTGTTACCTGCACTCCGCGGCTGTTGTCTGTTCGCCTGCCTCTGGTCTTATTATGCTGCCTCCCGGCGTTCCTGAATCCTTTACGAGATCCCCGTGATTCTGATGCAACTTCCACTCGCTTTACCTTGCTTACGAACCGCGATCGCCAGTCTGGTGTCGTGTCTGTTGTTATGTCTTACTGGATGTGCAGATCCCCCACAGGAGCCTCAACAGGTGCAGCAACCAGAGCCAGCCGTACTGGAATTTCATCAGATCGTCAAACAGGGAACACCGGACGAGATCCGAAAACACCTGCAGAGCGGCGTCGAAATCAATGCCCCCGGGCATGTTGGCGAAACCGCGTTGATGGTCGCGCTGGCAGCTAAGGACCTTGAGAAAACCAAACTGCTGCTGGAGCAGGGTGCCGACCCCGAACTGGCTGACAACTTCAATAACACGGCCCTCCGCCGCGCCGTGCAGGAAGAGTTCGCCGAAGGGGTCCGTCTGTTGCTGGACCGGGGTGTGGATCGGGGCTATCACCCCAAATACCCGCTAAAGGTCATTCGCTACACGCAGGAGCCCATCGACTTCTCTCAGCTCAAAATGCCCAAAGAACTCGAAGGCCAGATGACCAGGGAAGAATGGCAGCAGTCGCTCAAAGAGACACTGGGGCCAGAGGCGCAAGAGACTTCCGAACAGGAAATCGAACCTTATCTCTACCCGGTCATTGAAGATGTTTACAATCTCGAAATCCTGGACCTCTTCCTGGCAGCCGGCGACAACCTGAGCCAGACCTCCAAGGAAATGAAACGGCACCTGCTCAAGCTGGATGACTCAGCAGAATTTCGCGCCACTCCCGCAGACTACCAGCAGTGGAAATTGCCCCGCTTCGGCGCAACCAATCCCCAGCGAATGGACAACCCGTTCTGGGACGACATGATTCGCTCCGGCAAGAACGCCTATCTCGCACGCGAACACTTCAAAGATAAAAAAGACTTTAATAAACCGGGAGCCGTCTGGTGTTTTGACCGCTTCGGCTCATCCCTGACGAAACTGCCCGATGGCCGCTACGTGCAGGTCGGCGGCGAGCATGAAGATTATTACGATCCGGACTTTTACATTTACAATGACGTCGTGGTTCACGACGGCCAGGGAAACTTCGAAATCTATGGTTACCCCCAAGCGGTCTTCCCTCCCACCGACTTCCACTCGGCCACCCTGGTTAAAGACGAAATCTACCTCATCGGCTGTCTGGGATATACGGAACAGCGCGTGACAGGTCAGACCCCCGTTTACCGCCTCAAGACAGACACCTGGCAGATTGAAAAACTGGAGACCACGGGCACAAACCCCGGCTGGATCTTCCGGCACCGCGCCAACTACGATCCACAGCGGAACGTCATCCGCGTGGAGGGGGGCACACAGCAACTCGCCACCCCGGCTGAAGAATCAGATCAGGTGGAGAATCCAGACGTCTACGAACTCGATTTGACCACCCTGAAATGGCAGAAGCAGGACTGAGGCCTACTCAACCACTTCGCCCAGTTCACGCAGATGCTCAAAGGTAAACAGGCCCGTGTTGTGACCATCGCTGAAGGTGATGCGGTAGGCGTAGTTGCCGGCCAGTGCCATGCGGTCGATTTTGAGCGGTGCCAGTTCGGTCGGGGCGAGAATCGTCAGCTGCTGGGGTGCGTGTTCGGCTTCCTTCCGTTCATTGCGACACATCACACAGGGGCAGGCTTTACGCAGATCAGAGACAGCATAGCGTTTCCGCTGTCCGTCGCTCCAGGTGATGAGCAGCGTCTGGTCGTCGAGGCGTTTGAGTTCGGTCGGGGTCAGTTCCATGGGTCTCTATCGGTGTCCTGTTGCAGGCAATCTTTCAAGCATGTTTGCCTGGCGCCTGCGTGCTGATCTGGTAAGTTCTCAGCCCCGAAGGGCCAGCCGACAGTATAACCATCCCGCAGCCTGGATGAGAGTGTACGAGAGCACGCAAGCGAAGATTCAGCCGATTCCAGCAGCCTGCCTTCAGCGCAGCCCCGGCTCGGCCTCGTCTGCCTGCGATTGTGCTTTGACTCGTTGCTCGTACTCCTGCCGCATTTCGATGCTGACCTGAATCACCGTTTCCAGGGCCTGTCTGGCTTCGGGGCTCTGCAGGTCAAACAGGAACATGGAGTAACCGACCCGCTTCAGGGGAGTCAGCGAACGGAAATCCTGATAAGGGTCTTTCCCGGAATACAGACCCTGCAGATAGTTGGCCGAGATCACAAGATACTTCCAATGCTCCGGATTGGTCGGCATCCGCTCCCGCATATTGAAGGCT is a window from the Gimesia benthica genome containing:
- a CDS encoding ankyrin repeat domain-containing protein, encoding MQQPEPAVLEFHQIVKQGTPDEIRKHLQSGVEINAPGHVGETALMVALAAKDLEKTKLLLEQGADPELADNFNNTALRRAVQEEFAEGVRLLLDRGVDRGYHPKYPLKVIRYTQEPIDFSQLKMPKELEGQMTREEWQQSLKETLGPEAQETSEQEIEPYLYPVIEDVYNLEILDLFLAAGDNLSQTSKEMKRHLLKLDDSAEFRATPADYQQWKLPRFGATNPQRMDNPFWDDMIRSGKNAYLAREHFKDKKDFNKPGAVWCFDRFGSSLTKLPDGRYVQVGGEHEDYYDPDFYIYNDVVVHDGQGNFEIYGYPQAVFPPTDFHSATLVKDEIYLIGCLGYTEQRVTGQTPVYRLKTDTWQIEKLETTGTNPGWIFRHRANYDPQRNVIRVEGGTQQLATPAEESDQVENPDVYELDLTTLKWQKQD
- a CDS encoding M16 family metallopeptidase, yielding MIFHETKLDNGLQIIAELNPNAHSLAIGYFVRTGSRDETADVSGVSHFLEHMAFKGNEKYTADDVNRIFDEIGANYNASTSEEITLYYGSFLPEYIDTAMELLSTLIHPSLRQDDFDMEKKVILEEIGMYDDLHSFTAYEKVMQAHFQGHPLGQSILGSVQSITDLTAEQMRDYHAKHYLAGNLTLAVAGNADWHKVLELAHKFCDHWPGGQTDRPTDEAQPKTGTQIITEKKTQQQHIMQLAPAPSARDILRLPAEILAVVIGDDSNSRLYWKLVDPGLAESAEIGFNEYDGSGTWLTYLCSEPDLIESNLQLIQQIFDDVNQNGITQEELDRAKNKLASRLVLRSERPMGRLSSLGGNWVYRQKYYSVADDLELLNNISLDDIQELLKKYPLGHSTTAAVGPMTTVVD
- a CDS encoding M16 family metallopeptidase, producing MGKQLIQTHRFPNGLTLVTESMPDVQSAAFTIMVPGGSIYDPPDKRGTASILADLISRGAGEYDSQQLSSALDNLGVQRHEGVSNAHITFTGATLADKIGETLKIYAHIIREPHLPEDQFDASRAGVAQALLSVEDDARQKALVELKRRAFPAPWGLPSDGELAHLAGITIDDVRNHYKEGFHPDDTIIGIAGNIDFDEVRDLIESLFGDWEPSAGREEPALDFPTEKTFFTEQETTQTHLGVAYDAVPYGHPDYYTAWAAVGILSGGMSARLFTEVREKRGLCYTVSASLVGMPGIGRVLCYAGTTSERAQETLDVTLHELQRLGEGIDISELERCKARAKSSLIMSQESTSSRAASIARDWFYLKHITTLDQIHDEIQQLTTDRILGYVHAHPAANFTVLTIGPKPLEVPRDLS
- a CDS encoding DUF971 domain-containing protein, whose product is MELTPTELKRLDDQTLLITWSDGQRKRYAVSDLRKACPCVMCRNERKEAEHAPQQLTILAPTELAPLKIDRMALAGNYAYRITFSDGHNTGLFTFEHLRELGEVVE